One Desulfatitalea tepidiphila genomic region harbors:
- a CDS encoding tetratricopeptide repeat protein, giving the protein MKQFSLILSTLLLTGLLWSCGGQQTQHDEALASATREIGEAYMRQGDYTSALRELTKAESLNPEDPFVHNSMGLCYMAKKRMPDAISHFQKAVALKPSYTPARNNLGVAYLTVEEWDRAIETFKEITKDALYATPQFPLSNLGLAYYRKGDYPTSLQYYKEALKLQPDLVNALFGTGRTYLAMNQGRLALRYLEQAVQLAPNVPEIHFHLGEAYLLTGQIEQARASYETVISLSSPESELTLKAKQRLGIGR; this is encoded by the coding sequence ATGAAGCAATTTAGCCTGATCCTATCGACCTTGTTGCTCACCGGCCTGTTATGGTCCTGTGGCGGACAGCAAACCCAACACGATGAAGCCCTGGCCTCCGCCACACGAGAGATCGGCGAAGCCTATATGCGACAGGGCGATTACACATCGGCTCTGCGCGAACTCACCAAGGCCGAATCGCTGAACCCCGAAGACCCTTTCGTGCACAACAGCATGGGATTGTGCTACATGGCCAAAAAGCGCATGCCAGATGCCATCAGCCACTTTCAGAAGGCCGTGGCCCTGAAGCCGAGTTACACCCCGGCCCGTAACAACCTGGGGGTTGCTTACCTGACTGTTGAGGAGTGGGACCGGGCCATCGAAACCTTCAAGGAAATCACCAAAGACGCCCTCTACGCCACGCCCCAGTTTCCGCTCTCCAATTTGGGACTGGCCTACTACCGGAAAGGCGACTACCCGACATCGTTACAGTACTACAAGGAAGCGCTCAAGCTGCAACCCGACCTGGTCAACGCCCTATTTGGCACCGGCCGTACCTACCTGGCCATGAACCAGGGGCGCCTGGCCCTGCGTTACCTGGAACAGGCCGTCCAGCTGGCACCCAATGTCCCAGAGATTCATTTTCATCTGGGGGAAGCTTATCTTCTGACCGGTCAGATCGAGCAGGCTCGTGCCTCGTATGAGACGGTGATTTCTTTATCATCGCCAGAAAGTGAATTGACTCTGAAGGCAAAACAACGGTTGGGAATCGGGCGATAA
- a CDS encoding LysM peptidoglycan-binding domain-containing protein: MMTLKTKSTTDIALGDHRLVRRLLPLVLLLPLALLLPLSGAGRPADASSMIYKNYIVRYDRGWDILCEPYVVQKNDWILKIFRQKGEIAHADFRDFLGIFQRLNPHVTDINLLRPGQAVDIPLRKLEHGTLSGQASGVVTIPFVTLAKVTEAVLQNAMPYTVQRGDTVSQLIAKYYGRFGSRAYQEGVKLFQAANPQIENLDRIYAGQNVYMPDPAIREKEWYAAMYDAEGNLRETIDMGTAGAAGAAGRPLPTSGLPTSDPEAPPGALAQAAATVGGQLNEKGTYFIPRPTGDDFEVDLSQHPMLTLPEQKMLFTRDGRIMGIDPETLKPNWPEGKVVTYDEQASVEEIVAAIFDAIGGAEDQTRSEVGFTAAGVQVTVHAKWVKTLADQRWLCITPIAGPEEQTPESIRRYLAQNGIELKEVFPGGQAVTADPAAVGQRHLVKNILAIAPTGQKDFAQRLCRALGFTYAPDVAVTFPYAGIQIQAYANLVTAPGGKEILVDFGDLYGDAVKAIGASGMQVVQISADDTFTAMVRKILDGLGFSYTENPTLPAARRSSEYNTLVTVQGILYTDAQANRALLSAADLHSAVTDLISAEGIAVITW, translated from the coding sequence ATGATGACGCTTAAAACCAAATCCACTACGGATATCGCTCTCGGAGATCACCGGCTGGTTCGGCGGCTGTTGCCGCTGGTTTTGTTGTTGCCACTGGCCTTGTTGTTGCCGCTGAGCGGGGCAGGCCGCCCGGCCGACGCCAGCAGCATGATCTACAAAAACTACATCGTGCGCTACGACCGCGGATGGGATATCCTCTGTGAACCGTACGTGGTCCAGAAAAACGACTGGATTCTCAAAATCTTCCGTCAAAAAGGAGAGATCGCCCACGCAGATTTTCGGGATTTTTTAGGCATTTTTCAGCGTCTCAACCCCCATGTCACCGACATCAATCTTCTCCGGCCGGGCCAGGCCGTCGATATCCCGTTGCGCAAACTCGAGCACGGCACCTTGTCCGGCCAGGCCAGCGGCGTGGTCACCATCCCTTTCGTCACCCTGGCCAAGGTGACCGAGGCCGTGCTGCAAAACGCCATGCCTTACACCGTGCAGCGTGGTGACACGGTTTCCCAGTTGATTGCCAAATACTACGGCCGCTTTGGCAGCCGCGCCTACCAGGAGGGCGTCAAGCTGTTCCAGGCCGCCAATCCACAAATCGAAAACCTCGATAGGATTTATGCGGGGCAGAATGTCTACATGCCCGACCCGGCCATCCGCGAAAAAGAGTGGTACGCCGCCATGTACGACGCGGAAGGCAACCTGCGCGAGACCATCGACATGGGCACTGCCGGGGCCGCAGGAGCAGCGGGCCGGCCATTGCCCACCAGCGGGTTGCCGACGTCCGATCCCGAAGCGCCACCCGGCGCCCTGGCCCAAGCGGCCGCCACGGTCGGCGGTCAACTCAACGAGAAGGGCACTTATTTCATCCCACGGCCTACTGGCGACGACTTTGAAGTCGACCTTTCCCAACACCCCATGCTGACGCTTCCCGAGCAAAAGATGCTCTTCACGCGAGACGGCCGCATTATGGGCATCGACCCGGAAACCCTCAAACCCAACTGGCCGGAAGGCAAAGTGGTCACCTACGATGAGCAGGCGTCGGTGGAAGAGATTGTCGCCGCCATCTTCGACGCCATTGGCGGGGCAGAGGATCAGACCCGGAGCGAGGTTGGCTTCACCGCCGCGGGGGTGCAGGTGACGGTTCACGCCAAGTGGGTCAAAACGCTGGCCGATCAGCGATGGCTCTGCATCACGCCCATCGCCGGACCGGAAGAGCAGACCCCGGAATCCATTCGCCGCTACCTCGCCCAGAACGGCATCGAACTCAAAGAGGTGTTCCCCGGTGGCCAGGCTGTCACGGCCGACCCGGCTGCCGTTGGTCAACGGCACCTCGTGAAAAACATTCTCGCCATCGCCCCGACCGGCCAGAAGGATTTTGCCCAGCGTCTCTGCCGGGCGCTCGGATTTACCTACGCGCCCGATGTGGCCGTCACCTTCCCCTATGCCGGCATCCAGATCCAGGCCTATGCCAATCTGGTTACGGCACCCGGCGGAAAAGAGATCCTGGTGGATTTCGGCGATCTTTACGGGGACGCGGTCAAAGCCATCGGCGCATCGGGCATGCAGGTGGTTCAAATCAGCGCCGACGACACCTTCACGGCCATGGTCCGCAAGATATTGGATGGTCTGGGGTTTTCCTACACTGAAAACCCGACCCTGCCGGCCGCTCGGCGCTCGTCCGAGTACAACACCTTGGTCACGGTTCAGGGTATTCTATATACGGACGCCCAGGCCAACCGCGCCCTGCTCTCGGCCGCGGACCTGCATTCAGCCGTGACCGACCTGATCAGCGCCGAGGGCATCGCAGTGATCACATGGTAG